From Vicinamibacteria bacterium, a single genomic window includes:
- the acs gene encoding acetate--CoA ligase, with protein MADGERAEIDALLQEGRRFPPPEVFREAAHLRDESVYEEAQADPEGFWAKMASELDWIEPWSRVLDWNPPHARWFVGGKLNISANCLDRHIKTARRNKAALLWEGEPGDRRTLTYWDLYREVNKFANVLKKMGVGKGDRVAIYLPMIPELPIAMLACARIGAIHSVVFGGFSAESLRDRINDATAKLLVTADGGYRRGNIVPLKKVADEAVEGSPSIENVIVVKRGDFRIHFREGRDHWWHVLMDDVATHCEPEPMDAEDTLYILYTSGTTGKPKGIVHTTGGYLTQVAATTKYVFDLKDDDVWWAAADIGWVTGHSYIVYGPLSLGVTGVIYEGSPDWPDKDRFWTIVEKYGVTCFYTAPTAIRAFMKWGTSWPANHDLSSLRLLGTVGEPINPEAWMWYYEHIGRKRCPVVDTWWQTETGAIMCTPLPGITSLKPGSATKPFPGIQMDILTGDGRTVPVGGGFLAITTPWPSMLRGIWGDAERYVSTYWSKWDENVYFPGDGAKRDADGYFWILGRVDDVLNVSGHRIGTMEVESALVDHPDVAEAAVVGRAHELKGQAISAFVTLKEGRHVTASTIDDLKQHVVKKIGAIARPEDIIITADLPKTRSGKIMRRLLRDIAEHKTLGDTTTLADPAVVEKLREKYADEAE; from the coding sequence ATGGCGGATGGCGAGAGAGCCGAGATCGACGCTTTGCTTCAAGAGGGAAGACGATTCCCTCCACCCGAGGTCTTCCGCGAGGCGGCTCATCTCCGAGACGAGTCGGTTTACGAAGAAGCCCAGGCCGACCCGGAGGGCTTCTGGGCGAAGATGGCGTCCGAGCTCGATTGGATCGAGCCGTGGTCCCGGGTCCTCGATTGGAATCCGCCTCACGCCCGATGGTTCGTCGGTGGCAAGCTGAACATCAGCGCCAACTGCCTCGATCGGCACATCAAAACGGCTCGTCGCAACAAAGCCGCTTTGTTATGGGAGGGCGAGCCGGGCGACCGGCGCACGCTCACGTACTGGGATCTCTATCGCGAGGTGAACAAATTCGCCAACGTTCTCAAGAAGATGGGTGTCGGTAAGGGGGACCGCGTGGCGATCTACCTTCCGATGATCCCCGAGCTTCCCATAGCGATGCTCGCCTGCGCCCGCATCGGCGCGATCCACAGCGTCGTCTTCGGGGGGTTCAGCGCCGAATCGCTTCGCGACCGCATCAACGACGCGACCGCGAAGCTACTCGTCACCGCCGACGGTGGCTATCGGCGTGGAAATATCGTGCCCCTCAAGAAAGTGGCCGATGAGGCGGTGGAAGGCAGTCCGAGCATCGAGAACGTCATCGTCGTCAAGCGAGGCGACTTCCGCATTCACTTTCGAGAAGGTCGCGACCACTGGTGGCACGTCCTGATGGACGATGTCGCGACCCATTGCGAGCCCGAACCGATGGACGCCGAGGACACCCTCTACATCCTCTATACGTCCGGGACGACGGGCAAACCCAAGGGAATCGTGCACACGACGGGAGGCTATCTCACTCAGGTGGCGGCAACGACGAAATATGTCTTCGACCTGAAGGACGACGACGTTTGGTGGGCGGCCGCGGACATCGGCTGGGTCACGGGGCACAGCTACATCGTCTACGGCCCGCTCAGCCTGGGCGTCACCGGCGTCATCTACGAGGGCTCACCCGACTGGCCCGACAAGGATCGGTTCTGGACGATCGTTGAGAAATACGGAGTCACTTGTTTCTACACCGCGCCCACTGCCATCCGCGCTTTCATGAAATGGGGAACCTCCTGGCCCGCGAACCACGACCTCTCCTCGCTTCGGCTTCTGGGGACGGTGGGGGAGCCCATCAACCCCGAGGCCTGGATGTGGTACTACGAGCACATCGGCAGGAAGCGCTGCCCCGTCGTCGACACCTGGTGGCAGACGGAGACTGGAGCCATCATGTGCACGCCCTTGCCTGGTATCACGTCGCTCAAGCCAGGCTCGGCCACCAAGCCTTTCCCCGGAATCCAGATGGACATACTCACCGGTGACGGCCGGACGGTTCCCGTGGGCGGCGGCTTTCTCGCCATCACGACGCCGTGGCCGTCCATGCTTCGGGGAATCTGGGGCGATGCGGAGCGCTACGTGAGTACCTATTGGAGCAAATGGGACGAGAATGTTTACTTTCCGGGAGATGGCGCCAAACGGGATGCCGACGGCTATTTCTGGATCCTGGGTCGGGTCGACGACGTGTTGAACGTGTCCGGCCACCGCATCGGGACGATGGAAGTCGAGAGTGCGCTCGTCGACCATCCCGACGTTGCCGAGGCGGCCGTGGTCGGTAGAGCCCACGAGCTCAAGGGGCAGGCGATATCGGCGTTCGTGACCCTCAAGGAGGGAAGACACGTGACCGCTTCGACCATCGACGATCTGAAACAGCACGTCGTCAAGAAGATCGGCGCGATCGCCCGACCCGAAGACATCATCATCACCGCCGATCTGCCCAAGACCCGCTCGGGGAAGATCATGAGACGGTTGTTGCGGGACATTGCCGAGCACAAGACCCTCGGGGACACCACGACCCTCGCGGATCCGGCGGTCGTGGAGAAGCTCAGGGAAAAATATGCCGACGAGGCGGAATGA